In a genomic window of Deltaproteobacteria bacterium:
- a CDS encoding glycosyltransferase family 2 protein, with amino-acid sequence MQKISITIITLNEEANIRACLESIKWADEILVSDSGSSDKTVEICKEYGAKVFNDRWLGFGKQKNLVAGRAKNNWILNIDADERVIPQLHEEIESVLNESGCDGYNIPRKNFFGGRWIKYCGWYPDYNLRFYRKDKGSFNERSVHEAVQINGKTGYLKSQMEHYTYRDVSDYLKRMDRYSALAAEEMFKEGRKAGYFDILFRPLFTFLKMFFLQKGFMEGRTGMVLSGLYASYTLSKYAKLWEMSGKR; translated from the coding sequence ATGCAAAAAATTTCAATTACCATCATAACCCTCAATGAAGAAGCTAATATCCGCGCCTGCCTTGAGAGCATCAAATGGGCTGATGAAATCCTTGTTTCGGATTCGGGAAGCAGCGATAAAACTGTTGAGATTTGTAAGGAATACGGGGCAAAGGTTTTTAATGACAGATGGTTGGGTTTTGGCAAACAGAAGAATTTAGTTGCAGGCAGGGCAAAGAATAACTGGATTTTAAATATTGATGCGGATGAGAGGGTGATCCCTCAATTGCATGAAGAAATAGAATCAGTTTTGAATGAAAGCGGCTGTGACGGATACAATATCCCGCGTAAAAATTTTTTTGGAGGCAGATGGATAAAATATTGCGGCTGGTATCCTGATTATAATCTAAGGTTTTATCGAAAGGATAAGGGAAGCTTTAATGAGCGGAGCGTTCATGAGGCAGTTCAGATTAACGGGAAGACGGGCTATCTTAAATCTCAGATGGAACACTATACATATCGTGATGTAAGCGATTATTTAAAGAGGATGGACAGATACTCTGCCCTGGCCGCTGAGGAGATGTTTAAGGAAGGCCGTAAGGCAGGTTATTTTGATATCTTGTTTAGGCCGCTTTTTACATTTCTAAAGATGTTTTTCCTGCAGAAGGGTTTTATGGAAGGCAGGACAGGCATGGTGTTGTCAGGGCTCTATGCCAGCTATACACTGTCAAAGTATGCCAAGCTATGGGAGATGTCAGGAAAACGGTAA